In Halobaculum rubrum, the following are encoded in one genomic region:
- a CDS encoding transcription initiation factor IIB, protein MSGPRQRDERERRQWTGDARAGESESTGADERTEDGDEVDVDDLDEEDLVRTADGELMHEPTGLIVEEDHVDRGPEWRAFNHSERQSKSRVGAPVTETMHDKGLTTTIDWKDKDAYGRSLSSEKRSQMHRLRKWQERIRTKDAGERNLQFALSEIDRMASALGVPGSVREVASVIYRRALKEDLIRGRSIEGVATATLYAACRKEGIPRSLEEISEVSRVERKEIGRTYRYVSQELGLEMKPVDPKQYVPRFSSELDLSEEVKSKANEIIETTAEQGLLSGKSPTGFAAAAIYAASLLCNEKKTQREVADVAQVTEVTIRNRYQEQIEAMGIHG, encoded by the coding sequence ATGTCAGGCCCCCGTCAGCGAGACGAACGCGAGCGACGGCAGTGGACCGGCGACGCGCGCGCCGGGGAGTCCGAGTCGACCGGCGCGGACGAGCGAACCGAGGACGGCGACGAAGTCGACGTCGACGACCTCGACGAGGAGGACCTCGTTCGCACGGCCGACGGCGAGTTGATGCACGAGCCGACGGGGCTCATCGTCGAGGAGGACCACGTCGACCGGGGGCCGGAGTGGCGGGCGTTCAACCACTCCGAGCGGCAGTCGAAGTCGCGGGTGGGCGCGCCCGTGACCGAGACCATGCACGATAAGGGACTGACCACGACTATCGACTGGAAGGACAAGGACGCCTACGGCCGGAGCCTCTCCTCGGAAAAACGCTCCCAGATGCACCGGCTGCGGAAGTGGCAGGAGCGCATTCGCACCAAGGACGCCGGCGAGCGCAACCTCCAGTTCGCGCTCTCGGAGATCGACCGCATGGCCTCAGCGCTGGGCGTCCCCGGTTCGGTCCGGGAAGTCGCCTCCGTCATCTACCGCCGCGCGCTCAAGGAGGACCTCATCCGCGGCCGCTCCATCGAGGGCGTCGCCACGGCGACGCTGTACGCCGCCTGTCGAAAGGAGGGTATCCCCCGCTCGTTGGAGGAGATCTCCGAGGTCTCGCGCGTCGAGCGCAAGGAGATCGGCCGGACGTACCGCTACGTCTCCCAGGAACTCGGACTCGAGATGAAGCCGGTCGACCCCAAGCAGTACGTTCCCCGGTTCAGCTCGGAACTCGACCTCAGCGAGGAGGTCAAATCGAAGGCCAACGAGATCATCGAGACGACCGCCGAGCAGGGACTGTTGTCGGGGAAATCGCCCACCGGCTTCGCGGCCGCCGCCATCTACGCGGCCTCCCTCCTGTGCAACGAGAAGAAGACCCAGCGCGAAGTCGCCGACGTCGCGCAGGTCACCGAGGTCACCATCCGCAACCGCTATCAGGAACAGATCGAAGCGATGGGGATCCACGGCTGA
- a CDS encoding rhomboid family intramembrane serine protease: MAKCAECGEYENLPYQCRRCGQTFCSEHRLPENHDCPGMGEWNDPGGVFDSGFDDGVEGDESGGVGARVKSRIERETGTGGIMGAFRGNMTYVFLALMWVTFAAQWAVILTGGPWQDIFVLSESALLQGYVWTVVTSVFSHSPTVFFHIAGNSIALYFFGPLVERYLGSKRFTAMFLVTGAVAGLSQIGVGALLGASPAGGVLGASGAIMAVMGFLSVVNPNLKVMLLIPPIPLKIRTITLLYAGFSLFGVVSSGSVLGGAGGIAHAAHLSGLVLGVLYATVADGRRGVPDQIGSGGGGLGGGRRRL, encoded by the coding sequence ATGGCGAAGTGCGCGGAGTGCGGCGAGTACGAGAACCTCCCGTACCAGTGCAGACGCTGCGGACAGACCTTCTGTTCGGAACATCGCCTCCCGGAGAACCACGACTGTCCGGGGATGGGCGAGTGGAACGATCCCGGCGGCGTCTTCGACTCCGGCTTCGACGACGGCGTCGAGGGCGACGAATCCGGCGGCGTCGGCGCGCGGGTGAAGTCCAGGATCGAGCGCGAGACGGGGACCGGCGGCATCATGGGCGCGTTCCGCGGGAACATGACGTACGTGTTCCTCGCGCTGATGTGGGTCACGTTCGCCGCCCAGTGGGCGGTGATCCTCACCGGGGGGCCGTGGCAGGACATCTTCGTGCTCAGCGAGAGCGCCCTCCTGCAGGGATACGTCTGGACCGTCGTGACGTCGGTCTTCTCGCACTCCCCGACCGTCTTCTTCCACATCGCGGGCAACTCGATCGCGCTGTACTTCTTCGGCCCGCTGGTCGAGCGCTACCTCGGGTCGAAGCGCTTCACCGCGATGTTCCTGGTGACCGGCGCGGTCGCCGGCCTCTCACAGATCGGCGTGGGCGCGCTGTTGGGCGCGTCGCCCGCCGGCGGCGTCCTCGGCGCCTCGGGCGCGATCATGGCCGTTATGGGCTTCCTCTCGGTCGTGAACCCGAACCTGAAGGTGATGCTGCTCATCCCGCCGATTCCCCTGAAGATCCGGACGATCACGCTGCTGTACGCCGGCTTCTCGCTGTTCGGCGTCGTCTCCAGCGGGAGCGTCCTCGGCGGCGCCGGCGGCATCGCCCACGCCGCCCACCTCTCGGGGCTCGTGCTCGGCGTCCTCTACGCGACCGTCGCCGACGGTCGACGGGGCGTTCCCGACCAGATCGGCAGTGGCGGCGGCGGACTGGGCGGCGGCCGGCGACGGCTCTGA
- a CDS encoding inorganic diphosphatase yields MTNLWEDLETGPNAPEEIYAVVECLKGERNKYEYDKEIPGVMLDRVLHSNVHYPSDYGFIPQSYYDDGDPFDVLVLVEDRTFPGCVIEARPVALMRMDDDGEQDDKVIAVPSEDPRYDHIEDLEDIPQQQLDEITEFFETYKNLEEGKEVETLGWEDKRTAMDAIAHAQDLYDEKFA; encoded by the coding sequence ATGACGAACCTCTGGGAAGATCTCGAGACGGGGCCGAACGCTCCCGAAGAGATCTACGCCGTCGTGGAATGTCTGAAAGGCGAGCGCAACAAGTACGAGTACGACAAGGAGATCCCGGGCGTGATGCTCGACCGCGTTCTCCACTCGAACGTCCACTACCCATCGGACTACGGCTTCATCCCGCAGTCGTACTACGACGACGGGGACCCCTTCGACGTGCTGGTCCTCGTCGAGGATCGGACGTTCCCCGGCTGTGTCATCGAGGCCCGCCCGGTCGCGCTCATGAGGATGGACGACGACGGCGAGCAGGACGACAAGGTCATCGCCGTCCCGAGCGAGGACCCGCGGTACGACCACATCGAGGACTTGGAGGACATCCCGCAACAGCAGCTCGACGAGATCACCGAGTTCTTCGAGACGTACAAGAATCTCGAGGAGGGGAAGGAGGTCGAGACGCTGGGGTGGGAGGACAAACGGACCGCGATGGACGCGATAGCGCACGCCCAGGACCTCTACGACGAGAAGTTCGCGTAA
- a CDS encoding DUF7108 family protein: MDHAEDTTDATRAASTEEHPNDVGSDGAEADDSEHAEVDSGDDEWNEELPEPTVDAAERLTRLAREAVDEAEAEAYREDRAERLADHGFTARVREDDDTLVCYPDEWIEDGTVQIDRIDNTDRAVEVSLSGPGDPDDWSEVEEHNAALVEQVAEEHTEVHAANARAFADFMGNHYARPMDSADADEVQEFLDEYFPRNAWPSEEQRDAVRASLRHVFEAADERTPL; this comes from the coding sequence ATGGACCACGCAGAGGACACTACCGACGCGACGCGAGCGGCATCGACCGAAGAACACCCGAACGACGTCGGATCCGACGGCGCCGAGGCTGACGATTCCGAACACGCCGAAGTGGACTCGGGCGACGACGAGTGGAACGAGGAGCTCCCTGAGCCGACCGTCGACGCCGCCGAGCGGCTCACCCGCCTGGCCCGCGAGGCCGTCGACGAGGCGGAGGCGGAGGCCTACCGCGAGGACCGCGCCGAGCGGCTCGCCGACCACGGCTTCACCGCCCGCGTTCGCGAGGACGACGACACGCTCGTGTGTTACCCGGACGAGTGGATCGAGGACGGGACGGTGCAGATCGACCGCATCGACAACACCGACCGCGCCGTCGAGGTGTCGCTGTCGGGACCGGGCGATCCGGACGACTGGAGCGAGGTTGAGGAACACAATGCCGCACTCGTCGAGCAGGTCGCCGAGGAACACACCGAGGTTCACGCCGCGAACGCGCGGGCGTTCGCCGACTTCATGGGCAATCACTACGCGCGGCCGATGGACTCGGCCGACGCCGACGAGGTACAGGAGTTCCTCGACGAGTACTTCCCGCGCAACGCGTGGCCGTCGGAAGAACAGCGCGACGCCGTTCGGGCGTCGCTGCGGCACGTCTTCGAGGCCGCGGACGAGCGGACTCCCTTGTGA
- a CDS encoding SDR family oxidoreductase, producing MTRTVLITGCSSGIGRASAEAFLEEEWTVYATARNPADIETLGDHEDCRIATLDVTDEADIERVVDRMLEEKGRIDALVNNAGYGQMGPIEDVPTEAVRDQFEVNVYGPHRLIREVLPAMRRREDGAIVNVSSAAGRIAFPGGGVYCGSKYALEAMSDALRNEVREYGITVSLIEPGPVETGFDDRVESEIDGLDRSGAYESFYDLVEDYDAVGGGGFAAVAPERVAEDVVDAASSTKPPARYPVGPLATVAEIGRFVPTRIADSLWSFASKLS from the coding sequence ATGACCAGAACCGTACTCATCACGGGGTGTTCCTCCGGCATCGGCCGAGCGAGCGCCGAGGCGTTCCTCGAGGAGGAGTGGACGGTGTACGCGACCGCACGAAATCCGGCCGATATCGAGACGCTCGGCGACCACGAGGACTGCCGGATCGCGACCCTCGACGTGACCGACGAGGCGGACATCGAGCGCGTCGTCGACCGGATGCTCGAGGAGAAGGGGCGCATCGACGCGCTCGTCAACAACGCGGGCTACGGCCAGATGGGTCCCATCGAGGACGTCCCCACCGAAGCCGTCCGCGACCAGTTCGAGGTGAACGTGTACGGTCCCCACCGGCTGATCCGCGAAGTGTTGCCGGCGATGCGTCGCCGCGAGGACGGCGCCATCGTGAACGTCTCCTCGGCGGCCGGCCGGATCGCGTTCCCCGGCGGCGGCGTCTACTGCGGCTCGAAGTACGCCCTGGAGGCGATGAGCGACGCCCTCCGCAACGAGGTTCGCGAGTACGGCATCACCGTCTCGCTGATCGAACCCGGCCCCGTCGAGACCGGCTTCGATGACCGCGTCGAGTCCGAGATCGACGGTCTCGACCGCTCGGGCGCCTACGAGTCGTTCTACGATCTGGTCGAGGACTACGACGCCGTCGGCGGCGGCGGGTTCGCGGCCGTCGCGCCGGAGCGCGTCGCCGAGGACGTGGTCGACGCCGCGAGTTCGACGAAGCCGCCCGCGCGCTACCCGGTCGGCCCGCTCGCGACGGTCGCGGAGATCGGACGGTTCGTCCCGACCCGGATCGCCGACTCGCTGTGGTCGTTCGCGTCGAAGCTGTCGTGA
- the rnhA gene encoding ribonuclease HI: MPVIDCDPEAARRRVTEAGVEVVAGNTDHERWRAERDGAVAVAYDDKVVVQGGDPQRLAALVREGGGRGHVYFDGASRGNPGPAAVGWAIVTGDGIVAEGSERIDDTTNNKAEYEALVRALEAAVDYGLDDADVRGDSQLIVKQVRGEWSVNDPGLRERRVRAVELLERFDRWSIEHVPREINERADELANEAFEA, translated from the coding sequence ATGCCGGTCATCGACTGCGACCCCGAGGCGGCCCGCCGACGGGTGACGGAGGCGGGCGTCGAGGTTGTCGCGGGCAACACCGACCACGAACGCTGGCGCGCCGAACGTGACGGGGCCGTCGCGGTGGCGTACGACGACAAGGTCGTCGTTCAAGGGGGAGACCCGCAGCGACTCGCCGCGCTCGTCCGCGAGGGGGGCGGCCGGGGGCACGTCTACTTCGACGGCGCCTCCAGAGGAAATCCCGGCCCCGCGGCCGTCGGCTGGGCGATCGTCACGGGCGACGGCATCGTGGCCGAGGGGAGCGAGCGGATCGACGACACCACCAACAACAAAGCGGAGTACGAGGCGCTGGTCCGGGCGCTGGAGGCGGCCGTCGACTACGGACTCGACGACGCCGACGTGCGCGGCGACTCACAGTTGATCGTCAAGCAGGTCCGGGGGGAGTGGAGCGTGAACGATCCCGGCCTCCGCGAGCGGCGCGTTCGGGCGGTGGAGTTGCTGGAGCGGTTCGACCGCTGGAGCATCGAGCACGTCCCGAGAGAGATAAACGAGCGCGCCGACGAGTTGGCGAACGAGGCGTTCGAGGCCTGA
- a CDS encoding PadR family transcriptional regulator, translating to MSEAQSKHEVVDVARDLTAFQQNILVILSEEAMYGLAIKRELESYYDAEVNHGRLYPNLDDLVELDLVEKSELDKRTNQYELTETGRKAVLDRLNWVVDKYVTDESRADDVRTLVDDALDA from the coding sequence ATGTCAGAGGCACAATCGAAACACGAAGTGGTCGATGTCGCGCGCGACCTCACCGCGTTCCAGCAGAACATTCTCGTCATCCTCTCGGAGGAGGCGATGTACGGGCTCGCGATCAAGCGTGAGCTCGAGAGCTACTACGACGCCGAGGTCAACCACGGTCGACTCTACCCGAACCTCGACGACCTCGTCGAGCTCGACCTGGTGGAAAAGAGCGAACTCGACAAGCGGACGAACCAGTACGAGCTGACCGAGACGGGCCGCAAGGCCGTACTCGACCGGCTGAACTGGGTCGTCGACAAGTACGTCACCGACGAGTCGCGCGCGGACGATGTCCGTACCCTCGTCGACGACGCGCTCGACGCGTAG
- a CDS encoding endonuclease V: MPEPVRPEFLPDPELDREAMETLQRDIAEAARFRDDLPFDPASVAIEDTASPDAPPTATVTGATPTETASPGERPSDPPLVAGVDQAFLDDRAVSAVVVSRGGEVVERTYAVTDLSIPYVPGLLAFREGGPIVDALATLESNPDLYVLDGSGRIHFRQAGIATHIGVLFDAPAVGVAKSLLCGRPEAGVDGRPAGWRAPILADERVDAPPDTTIGYAYQSRQYDSSPEINPLYVSPGHRVSAETAVDLVAALCDGYKLPEPTRLADAYADEAKSDVAGD; this comes from the coding sequence ATGCCCGAGCCCGTTCGTCCGGAGTTCCTCCCGGATCCCGAACTCGACCGCGAGGCGATGGAAACGCTCCAGCGCGACATCGCCGAGGCCGCCCGCTTTCGCGACGATCTCCCGTTCGATCCAGCGAGCGTAGCCATCGAGGACACCGCGAGCCCCGACGCTCCGCCGACGGCGACAGTGACGGGGGCGACGCCGACGGAGACGGCGAGCCCGGGCGAACGCCCCTCGGACCCGCCGCTCGTCGCCGGCGTCGATCAGGCGTTCCTCGACGACCGTGCGGTGTCGGCGGTCGTCGTGTCCCGCGGCGGCGAGGTCGTCGAGCGCACGTACGCGGTGACGGACCTCTCGATCCCCTACGTCCCCGGCCTGCTCGCGTTCCGAGAGGGTGGTCCCATCGTCGACGCGCTGGCGACCCTGGAGTCCAACCCGGACCTGTACGTCCTCGACGGCAGCGGTCGGATCCACTTCCGGCAGGCCGGCATCGCGACCCATATCGGCGTGCTGTTCGACGCGCCCGCCGTCGGCGTCGCCAAGAGCCTCCTGTGCGGGAGGCCCGAGGCGGGGGTCGACGGTCGCCCCGCCGGGTGGCGAGCGCCGATCCTCGCCGACGAGCGCGTCGACGCGCCCCCGGACACCACGATCGGGTACGCGTACCAGTCGCGCCAGTACGACTCCTCGCCGGAGATCAACCCGCTGTACGTGAGCCCCGGCCACCGCGTGAGCGCCGAGACCGCGGTCGACCTCGTGGCGGCGCTGTGTGACGGCTACAAGCTGCCCGAGCCGACCAGGCTGGCGGACGCGTACGCCGACGAGGCGAAATCGGACGTCGCCGGCGACTGA